In Trifolium pratense cultivar HEN17-A07 linkage group LG7, ARS_RC_1.1, whole genome shotgun sequence, a genomic segment contains:
- the LOC123893668 gene encoding amino acid permease 8-like: protein MEVEKDVYIKQYSSDEVDDDGRIKRTGNVVTATTHIITVVVGAGVLALAWAIAQLGWLAGILVMIIFSSISIYTYNLIADCYRYPDSVNGKRNYTYMQAVHSYLGGTMHVFCGLVQYGKLAGITVGYTITSSTSMVAIKKLICFHKNGHGAYCKFSNNPYMIGFGVLQILLSQIPNFHKLTLLSTIAAITSFGYALIGSGLSLAVVVSGKGETTHLFGTKVGPELSGEDKIWRILSALGNIALACSYATVVYDIMDTLKSYPSERIQMRKANVLGIITMTILFLLCGCFGYAAFGDHTPGNILTGFGFYEPFWLVAIGNVCIIIHMVGAYQVLAQPLFRIVEMGANMMWPRSDFINNERKHKIGSLTFNVNLFRLIWRTIFVIMATVIAMAMPFFNEFLALLGAFGFWPLIVFFPVQMHISQKQINRFSLKWCVLQLLSFVCFLISVAAAVGATHGISKNITKYKLFRYKQ from the exons ATGGAGGTTGAAAAGGATGTGTATATCAAACAATACTCAAGTGATGAAGTGGATGATGATGGAAGAATCAAGAGAACTG GGAATGTGGTGACGGCAACAACACACATAATAACGGTGGTAGTTGGTGCAGGAGTGTTAGCTCTAGCATGGGCAATTGCTCAACTAGGATGGCTAGCTGGCATACTTGTTATGATCATCTTTTCTTCCATTTCCATTTACACTTACAATCTTATAGCTGATTGTTATAGATATCCAGATTCAGTTAATGGCAAAAGAAACTACACTTATATGCAAGCTGTCCATTCATATCTAG GTGGAACAATGCATGTGTTTTGTGGATTGGTCCAGTATGGGAAACTTGCAGGCATTACAGTGGGATATACTATAACATCCTCTACAAGCATGGT TGCTATAAAGAAATTGATTTGCTTCCACAAAAATGGTCATGGAGCTTATTGCAAGTTTTCAAACAATCCCTATATGATTGGCTTTGGGGTCCTTCAGATTTTATTGTCTCAAATCCCAAATTTCCATAAGTTGACATTGCTATCAACTATTGCTGCTATTACTTCTTTTGGTTATGCATTAATTGGAAGTGGGCTCTCTCTAGCTGTTGTGGTCTCAG GAAAAGGAGAAACAACCCATTTGTTTGGAACCAAAGTAGGACCAGAATTATCTGGAGAAGACAAAATTTGGAGGATTTTGAGTGCTTTGGGAAACATTGCACTTGCTTGCTCTTATGCTACTGTTGTCTATGATATAATG GACACATTAAAGTCATATCCATCAGAAAGAATACAGATGAGAAAAGCAAATGTGTTGGGGATCATAACAATGACAATACTTTTCCTTCTATGTGGTTGTTTTGGTTATGCTGCATTTGGTGATCACACACCTGGAAACATCCTCACTGGCTTTGGATTTTATGAGCCCTTCTGGTTGGTCGCCATAGGGAATGTTTGCATTATAATCCATATGGTCGGAGCATATCAG GTGTTGGCTCAACCGCTATTTCGTATAGTTGAGATGGGTGCTAACATGATGTGGCCACGCTCAGATTTCATAAATAACGAACGCAAACACAAAATTGGCTCCTTAACATTCAATGTCAACTTGTTTAGGCTGATTTGGAGGACAATATTTGTGATAATGGCAACCGTTATTGCCATGGCAATGCCATTCTTCAACGAGTTTCTAGCCTTACTTGGAGCATTTGGATTTTGGCCCCTCATCGTCTTTTTTCCAGTACAAATGCACATCTCTCAGAAACAGATAAACAGATTTTCACTCAAGTGGTGTGTGCTCCAACTATTGAGTTTTGTGTGTTTTCTTATTTCAGTAGCTGCTGCAGTTGGTGCCACTCATGGGATTAGTAAGAATATCACAAAATACAAACTCTTTAGGTATAAGCAATAG
- the LOC123893667 gene encoding amino acid permease 1-like, with protein MKEVMAVEMESGVTTPSALLDDDGRPKRTGTVWSASAHIINAVIGTGVLSLPWAMSQMGWALGISCIFTFAGITLYTSNLLADCYRSPDPVTGKRNTTYMDAVKAHLGGKQHVFCGLLQYSNLAGFIVGFIITTSTSVVTIRKNVCFRKNGFDAPCHFSNNPYMICIGIIEIILSQIPNFHKLSMLSIIAACMAFGYASIGVGLSFATVIQGNVKNTSYSESHKGRSTADIAWNMLVAIGDIALACGYSQIAVDIQDSLKSSPPENKVMKRANTIGISIMTTFFISSACFGYAAFGSNTPGNILMSSGFHKPFWLLELANVFIIAHLLGAFQVLIQPLFRIVEILAAQKWPNSSFVTREIPMNIGKTKFTINYFRLIWRTIFIVVVTTLAMAMPFFNDMIALLGAVGFWPSVVYFPVEMYIVKQNIRKGTIRWFGLQTLSFFCLIVSLAAACGAIHGLGQAVGKYKPFMYKA; from the exons ATGAAAGAGGTGATGGCAGTGGAAATGGAATCCGGTGTTACAACTCCAAGTGCTCTTCTTGATGATGATGGGAGACCCAAAAGAActg GGACTGTATGGAGTGCAAGCGCACATATCATAAACGCAGTTATTGGAACTGGAGTACTCTCCTTACCATGGGCCATGTCCCAAATGGGTTGGGCCTTAGGAATATCCTGCATTTTCACATTTGCAGGTATTACACTCTACACATCAAATCTTCTAGCTGATTGTTATAGATCACCAGATCCTGTTACTGGCAAAAGAAACACAACTTATATGGATGCTGTCAAAGCTCACTTGGGTGGAAAACAACATGTCTTTTGTGGATTGCTTCAGTACAGCAATCTTGCTGGCTTTATAGTTGGCTTCATCATAACTACATCTACAAGTGTCGT GACAATACGTAAAAATGTTTGCTTCCGCAAAAATGGATTTGATGCTCCATGTCATTTCTCCAATAACCCGTACATGATTTGTATTGGaattattgaaataatattaTCTCAAATCCCAAATTTTCACAAGCTGTCTATGCTTTCGATCATAGCAGCTTGCATGGCTTTTGGGTACGCGTCTATTGGTGTTGGACTTTCTTTTGCAACCGTTATTCAAG GGAATGTAAAGAACACATCATATTCTGAAAGCCACAAGGGACGTAGTACAGCAGATATAGCATGGAATATGCTAGTTGCAATTGGAGACATTGCACTTGCATGTGGCTACTCTCAAATTGCAGTAGATATACAAGATAGTTTGAAGTCATCACCTCCAGAAAATAAAGTGATGAAGAGGGCTAACACGATTGGTATATCCATTATGACAACTTTCTTCATCTCGAGTGCATGTTTTGGATATGCTGCATTTGGTTCAAACACTCCTGGTAATATACTCATGAGCTCTGGCTTTCACAAACCTTTCTGGCTATTGGAATTGGCCAATGTCTTCATCATTGCTCACCTGTTGGGAGCATTTCAG GTTTTAATCCAACCTTTATTTCGTATAGTTGAAATATTGGCAGCCCAAAAGTGGCCAAACTCAAGTTTTGTGACAAGGGAAATTCCTATGAACATTGGCAAAACAAAATTCACCATCAATTACTTTAGGTTAATTTGGAGGACAATATTTATTGTGGTGGTAACTACATTAGCTATGGCAATGCCTTTTTTCAATGACATGATTGCCCTTCTTGGAGCAGTTGGATTTTGGCCTTCAGTGGTGTATTTTCCAGTAGAGATGTACATTGTGAAACAGAATATCAGAAAAGGAACAATTCGTTGGTTTGGACTTCAAACATTGAGCTTTTTCTGTTTGATTGTGTCATTGGCTGCAGCATGTGGAGCTATTCATGGGTTAGGTCAAGCTGTTGGCAAATATAAACCCTTTATGTATAAGGCATAG